The Emys orbicularis isolate rEmyOrb1 chromosome 14, rEmyOrb1.hap1, whole genome shotgun sequence genome includes a region encoding these proteins:
- the E2F4 gene encoding transcription factor E2F4 gives MAESGPQPLGAPSRHEKSLGLLTTKFVSLLQEAKDGVLDLKLAADTLAVRQKRRIYDITNVLEGIGLIEKKSKNSIQWKGVGPGCNTREIAHKLIELKAEIEDLEQREQELEQQKMWVQQSIKNVTEDVQNSRLAYVTHEDICKCFTGDTLLAIRAPSGTRLEVPIPEGLNGQKKYQIHLKSTSGPIDVLLVNKDALSSPPVVLPVPPPEDLIQCQPVVPAKPQRSPVAHFQEASVPSSTHPSTPTPTSTQDHSPAAQKTTSPECSVSAAESKSSSDFDPLSSVATPASQPPVLDTQPLQSSASLDSSSVLPNPSTSFEPIKPDPTEMLELPKELSEMFDPTRECMNSELLEELMSSEVFAPLLRLSPPPGDHDYIYNLDESEGVCDLFDVPILNL, from the exons ATGGCGGAGTCCGGGCCGCAGCCCCTGGGGGCCCCGAGCCGGCACGAGAAGAGCCTGGGGCTGCTCACCACCAAGTTCGTGTCGCTGCTGCAGGAGGCCAAGGACGGCGTGTTGGACCTCAAGCTG GCAGCGGATACCTTGGCGGTGCGGCAGAAACGGCGAATCTACGACATCACAAATGTTCTGGAGGGCATTGGGCTGATCGAGAAGAAATCCAAGAACAGTATCCAGTGGAA AGGTGTGGGCCCGGGCTGCAACACCCGCGAGATAGCCCACAAACTCATTGAGCTGAAGGCGGAGATAGAGGACCTGGAGCAGCGCGAacaggagctggagcagcagaAGATGTGGGTCCAGCAGAGCATTAAAAACGTCACCGAAGACGTACAGAACAGCAG GTTAGCTTATGTGACGCACGAAGATATCTGCAAGTGCTTCACAG GAGACACCCTCCTAGCAATTCGAGCCCCGTCAGGCACTCGGTTGGAGGTTCCCATTCCGGAG GGCCTGAATGGACAGAAGAAATATCAGATCCATCTGAAAAGCACTAGTGGTCCAATTGATGTCCTCCTCGTAAACAAAGATGCTTTGAGCTCCCCCCCTGTGGtgctccctgtccctccccctgaAGACCTCATTCAGTGCCAGCCAGTCGTGCCCGCTAAACCACAGAGATCGCCTGTTGCCCACTTCCAGGAGGCATCTGTCCCCAGCAGTACGCACCCGTCCACGCCCACACCGACCAGCACTCAGGACCACAGCCCGGCTGCACAGAAAACAACGAGCCCAG AATGCAGCGTTTCGGCAGCAGAGTCCAAGAGCAGCAGCGACTTCGACCCTCTCAGCTCGGTGGCCacgccagccagccagccgccGGTGTTAGATACGCAGCCGCTCCAGTCATCTGCCTCGCTAGACAGCAGCTCCGTCCTGCCCAATCCCTCTACCTCCTTTGAGCCAATCAAGCCAGATCCCACAGAGA TGCTGGAACTTCCCAAAGAACTCTCGGAGATGTTTGATCCAACACGAG AATGTATGAACTCCGAGCTGCTGGAAGAGCTGATGTCGTCCGAAG TATTTGCTCCCTTGCtccgcctctcccctccccccggagacCACGACTACATCTACAACCTGGATGAGAGCGAAGGCGTCTGCGACCTCTTCGACGTGCCTATCCTCAACCTCTGA